One stretch of Sardina pilchardus chromosome 17, fSarPil1.1, whole genome shotgun sequence DNA includes these proteins:
- the LOC134062042 gene encoding immunoglobulin kappa light chain-like has protein sequence MLSVTISAWIMLLWSHGSSGSVVLTQSPGIQSVAPGTMVSITCIASSSVYCSTHRVEELSWYQQRDNSAPTLLVSKVSSLQDGVSTRFSGKGNGLTYTLTISSMQIDDAAVYYCGQTAYTPFTQWQQHTHTHTHTHTHTHTHTHTHTHTHTHTHTHNVCLASGGFPSDWRLGWKVDGDSAEGGVSRFGPGKDGLYSWSSTLTLPFQQWVKGISVTCEAKQGSQSPVTQTLKRDDCS, from the exons ATGTTGTCGGTCACCATCTCTGCCTGGATAATGCTCCTCTGGAGCCATG GTTCCAGTGGATCTGTAGTTTTGACCCAGTCCCCGGGCATTCAGTCTGTGGCACCTGGCACCATGGTGTCCATCACCTGCATAGCTAGTAGCTCTGTGTACTGTTCAACCCATCGGGTGGAGGAGCTGTCCTGGTACCAGCAGAGAGACAACAGCGCTCCCACTCTCCTGGTCTCCAAAGTGAGTTCCCTGCAGGACGGTGTGTCCACTCGTTTCAGCGGGAAAGGCAACGGACTGACCTACACTCTGACCATCAGCTCCATGCAGATAGATGATGCTGCCGTGTATTACTGCGGACAGACTGCGTACACACCATTCACACAGTGG caacaacacacacacacacacacacacacacacacacacacacacacacacacacacacacacacacacacacacacacacacacacacacacaatgtgtgtctGGCCAGCGGGGGATTCCCCTCAGACTGGCGCCTGGGCTGGAAGGTGGATGGTGACAGCGCAGAGGGGGGTGTCAGTCGCTTTGGACCGGGGAAGGATGGCCTGTACAGCTGGAGCAGCACACTGACTCTTCCCTTCCAGCAGTGGGTCAAGGGGATCTCAGTCACCTGTGAGGCCAAACAGGGCTCCCAGTCACCGGTCACTCAGACCTTGAAGAGAGATGACTGCTCCTAG
- the LOC134061872 gene encoding carcinoembryonic antigen-related cell adhesion molecule 20-like isoform X2, with translation MGTIGNAKPQGIGSEKPYGPESLHILGPDVVTEGIKSTFECSAKCSPNCTYSWTVDGEIIHGSGLYMTILDLKSQVLNCVAQNPATGVSASINKTVQVAEGPLNVTITTPKMLVGGDEYTFVCSAVCSPSCNYTWYIDDQTWKNSNEVHYMTPAESTSVTVICKAQNTLSGLFMESIHTVLVAQGPQEASIRGPSAVMVGATVPFYCFANCIPACNITWRFEGKTLSGDPVSVPILEQEKSVLGNMLDVSVESFFDTQLLQCTVVNTLSGKSYSITKVLNVTDTVGVKPITATQPRANSSYSLQCVGAEQGSEIQWTKNGEALSTSDIHFSDNNAILSFEPLHPSDSGEYQCVVKLLGKTIPGIPYQINVIYGPVTAEMTISGGHQVQSKLINDLLLLAGSSATFTCSSECYPACTYEWLLEGNVVSTDATFSISSASVATEGVLTCTATNPDVQTLPISSASASVLIELIDGPKNITISGPNSVQVGVKATFECSAVCTPPCFYTWEVYGKTLHGSNFDLTISKYVATETLICKAENTFTEKVATADVIIDVTDPDWCGC, from the exons ATGG GAACTATTGGCAATGCGAAGCCACAGGGCATTGGCAGTGAGAAACCAT ATGGACCTGAGTCTTTGCACATCTTAGGGCCCGATGTGGTCACCGAAGGAATCAAGTCCACTTTCGAGTGTTCCGCAAAATGCTCCCCGAACTGCACATACAGCTGGACTGTGGATGGGGAGATCATACATGGCAGTGGGCTTTATATGACTATACTTGACTTaaagtcacaagtcctcaacTGTGTGGCTCAGAATCCAGCGACGGGAGTGAGTGCCAGTATCAACAAGACGGTGCAAGTGGCAG AGGGGCCTTTAAATGTCACTATCACAACCCCCAAGATGCTGGTGGGGGGGGATGAGTACACATTTGTCTGCTCCGCCGTGTGCTCCCCTTCCTGTAACTACACCTGGTACATCGATGACCAAACATGGAAAAACTCCAATGAAGTGCATTACATGACACCAGCCGAGAGCACATCAGTAACGGTGATTTGTAAGGCACAGAACACCTTATCTGGCCTCTTCATGGAATCCATCCATACGGTTTTGGTGGCAC AGGGGCCTCAGGAAGCCTCCATTAGAGGCCCATCAGCTGTGATGGTAGGGGCCACGGTCCCCTTCTACTGCTTTGCCAACTGCATTCCTGCATGCAACATCACATGGCGCTTTGAAGGGAAAACCCTCTCCGGCGACCCAGTGTCTGTGCCCATCCTCGAACAAGAGAAATCGGTGCTGGGCAACATGCTGGACGTCAGTGTGGAGAGcttctttgacacacagctACTGCAGTGTACCGTGGTCAACACCCTGTCTGGCAAGTCCTACAGCATCACCAAGGTTCTCAATGTCACTG aTACAGTTGGTGTTAAGCCCATCACCGCAACACAGCCAAGAGCAAACAGCTCCTACTCTCTGCAGTGTGTTGGAGCAGAGCAAGGATCTGAAATTCAGTGGACCAAAAATGGGGAAGCGTTGTCCACAAGTGACATCCATTTTTCTGATAACAATGCGATCCTCTCATTTGAGCCACTCCATCCCTCGGACTCAGGCGAATATCAGTGTGTTGTTAAATTGCTGGGAAAAACCATCCCTGGAATCCCATATCAGATCAATGTCATCT ATGGGCCAGTAACTGCTGAAATGACCATCTCTGGTGGACATCAAGTTCAAAGCAAGTTGATCAACGACCTTCTCCTTCTCGCTGGATCCTCCGCAACATTCACCTGCTCATCCGAGTGCTACCCAGCATGCACCTACGAATGGCTTCTGGAGGGGAACGTTGTATCCACAGACGCCACTTTCTCGATCAGCTCAGCAAGTGTGGCGACTGAGGGTGTTCTGACCTGTACAGCCACCAATCCTGACGTCCAAACTCTGCCTATAAGCAGTGCCTCTGCGTCCGTGCTTATTGAGCTGATTG ATGGCCCAAAGAACATCACTATCTCTGGACCAAACTCAGTACAAGTCGGTGTGAAGGCCACTTTTGAGTGTTCAGCTGTCTGCACTCCACCTTGTTTCTACACATGGGAGGTCTATGGGAAAACACTACATGGCAGTAATTTTGACCTCACCATCAGTAAATATGTGGCCACCGAAACCCTGATATGCAAAGCGGAGAATACGTTCACTGAGAAGGTCGCTACTGCAGATGTAATCATTGACGTTACAG ATCCTGACTGGTG
- the LOC134061872 gene encoding carcinoembryonic antigen-related cell adhesion molecule 20-like isoform X1: MMSQKACVFLLSICLTGTIGNAKPQGIGSEKPYGPESLHILGPDVVTEGIKSTFECSAKCSPNCTYSWTVDGEIIHGSGLYMTILDLKSQVLNCVAQNPATGVSASINKTVQVAEGPLNVTITTPKMLVGGDEYTFVCSAVCSPSCNYTWYIDDQTWKNSNEVHYMTPAESTSVTVICKAQNTLSGLFMESIHTVLVAQGPQEASIRGPSAVMVGATVPFYCFANCIPACNITWRFEGKTLSGDPVSVPILEQEKSVLGNMLDVSVESFFDTQLLQCTVVNTLSGKSYSITKVLNVTDTVGVKPITATQPRANSSYSLQCVGAEQGSEIQWTKNGEALSTSDIHFSDNNAILSFEPLHPSDSGEYQCVVKLLGKTIPGIPYQINVIYGPVTAEMTISGGHQVQSKLINDLLLLAGSSATFTCSSECYPACTYEWLLEGNVVSTDATFSISSASVATEGVLTCTATNPDVQTLPISSASASVLIELIDGPKNITISGPNSVQVGVKATFECSAVCTPPCFYTWEVYGKTLHGSNFDLTISKYVATETLICKAENTFTEKVATADVIIDVTDPDWCGC, translated from the exons ATGATGTCCCAAAAAGCCTGCGTATTTCTGTTGTCTATTTGCCTGACAG GAACTATTGGCAATGCGAAGCCACAGGGCATTGGCAGTGAGAAACCAT ATGGACCTGAGTCTTTGCACATCTTAGGGCCCGATGTGGTCACCGAAGGAATCAAGTCCACTTTCGAGTGTTCCGCAAAATGCTCCCCGAACTGCACATACAGCTGGACTGTGGATGGGGAGATCATACATGGCAGTGGGCTTTATATGACTATACTTGACTTaaagtcacaagtcctcaacTGTGTGGCTCAGAATCCAGCGACGGGAGTGAGTGCCAGTATCAACAAGACGGTGCAAGTGGCAG AGGGGCCTTTAAATGTCACTATCACAACCCCCAAGATGCTGGTGGGGGGGGATGAGTACACATTTGTCTGCTCCGCCGTGTGCTCCCCTTCCTGTAACTACACCTGGTACATCGATGACCAAACATGGAAAAACTCCAATGAAGTGCATTACATGACACCAGCCGAGAGCACATCAGTAACGGTGATTTGTAAGGCACAGAACACCTTATCTGGCCTCTTCATGGAATCCATCCATACGGTTTTGGTGGCAC AGGGGCCTCAGGAAGCCTCCATTAGAGGCCCATCAGCTGTGATGGTAGGGGCCACGGTCCCCTTCTACTGCTTTGCCAACTGCATTCCTGCATGCAACATCACATGGCGCTTTGAAGGGAAAACCCTCTCCGGCGACCCAGTGTCTGTGCCCATCCTCGAACAAGAGAAATCGGTGCTGGGCAACATGCTGGACGTCAGTGTGGAGAGcttctttgacacacagctACTGCAGTGTACCGTGGTCAACACCCTGTCTGGCAAGTCCTACAGCATCACCAAGGTTCTCAATGTCACTG aTACAGTTGGTGTTAAGCCCATCACCGCAACACAGCCAAGAGCAAACAGCTCCTACTCTCTGCAGTGTGTTGGAGCAGAGCAAGGATCTGAAATTCAGTGGACCAAAAATGGGGAAGCGTTGTCCACAAGTGACATCCATTTTTCTGATAACAATGCGATCCTCTCATTTGAGCCACTCCATCCCTCGGACTCAGGCGAATATCAGTGTGTTGTTAAATTGCTGGGAAAAACCATCCCTGGAATCCCATATCAGATCAATGTCATCT ATGGGCCAGTAACTGCTGAAATGACCATCTCTGGTGGACATCAAGTTCAAAGCAAGTTGATCAACGACCTTCTCCTTCTCGCTGGATCCTCCGCAACATTCACCTGCTCATCCGAGTGCTACCCAGCATGCACCTACGAATGGCTTCTGGAGGGGAACGTTGTATCCACAGACGCCACTTTCTCGATCAGCTCAGCAAGTGTGGCGACTGAGGGTGTTCTGACCTGTACAGCCACCAATCCTGACGTCCAAACTCTGCCTATAAGCAGTGCCTCTGCGTCCGTGCTTATTGAGCTGATTG ATGGCCCAAAGAACATCACTATCTCTGGACCAAACTCAGTACAAGTCGGTGTGAAGGCCACTTTTGAGTGTTCAGCTGTCTGCACTCCACCTTGTTTCTACACATGGGAGGTCTATGGGAAAACACTACATGGCAGTAATTTTGACCTCACCATCAGTAAATATGTGGCCACCGAAACCCTGATATGCAAAGCGGAGAATACGTTCACTGAGAAGGTCGCTACTGCAGATGTAATCATTGACGTTACAG ATCCTGACTGGTG
- the LOC134061872 gene encoding carcinoembryonic antigen-related cell adhesion molecule 20-like isoform X3 yields the protein MTILDLKSQVLNCVAQNPATGVSASINKTVQVAEGPLNVTITTPKMLVGGDEYTFVCSAVCSPSCNYTWYIDDQTWKNSNEVHYMTPAESTSVTVICKAQNTLSGLFMESIHTVLVAQGPQEASIRGPSAVMVGATVPFYCFANCIPACNITWRFEGKTLSGDPVSVPILEQEKSVLGNMLDVSVESFFDTQLLQCTVVNTLSGKSYSITKVLNVTDTVGVKPITATQPRANSSYSLQCVGAEQGSEIQWTKNGEALSTSDIHFSDNNAILSFEPLHPSDSGEYQCVVKLLGKTIPGIPYQINVIYGPVTAEMTISGGHQVQSKLINDLLLLAGSSATFTCSSECYPACTYEWLLEGNVVSTDATFSISSASVATEGVLTCTATNPDVQTLPISSASASVLIELIDGPKNITISGPNSVQVGVKATFECSAVCTPPCFYTWEVYGKTLHGSNFDLTISKYVATETLICKAENTFTEKVATADVIIDVTDPDWCGC from the exons ATGACTATACTTGACTTaaagtcacaagtcctcaacTGTGTGGCTCAGAATCCAGCGACGGGAGTGAGTGCCAGTATCAACAAGACGGTGCAAGTGGCAG AGGGGCCTTTAAATGTCACTATCACAACCCCCAAGATGCTGGTGGGGGGGGATGAGTACACATTTGTCTGCTCCGCCGTGTGCTCCCCTTCCTGTAACTACACCTGGTACATCGATGACCAAACATGGAAAAACTCCAATGAAGTGCATTACATGACACCAGCCGAGAGCACATCAGTAACGGTGATTTGTAAGGCACAGAACACCTTATCTGGCCTCTTCATGGAATCCATCCATACGGTTTTGGTGGCAC AGGGGCCTCAGGAAGCCTCCATTAGAGGCCCATCAGCTGTGATGGTAGGGGCCACGGTCCCCTTCTACTGCTTTGCCAACTGCATTCCTGCATGCAACATCACATGGCGCTTTGAAGGGAAAACCCTCTCCGGCGACCCAGTGTCTGTGCCCATCCTCGAACAAGAGAAATCGGTGCTGGGCAACATGCTGGACGTCAGTGTGGAGAGcttctttgacacacagctACTGCAGTGTACCGTGGTCAACACCCTGTCTGGCAAGTCCTACAGCATCACCAAGGTTCTCAATGTCACTG aTACAGTTGGTGTTAAGCCCATCACCGCAACACAGCCAAGAGCAAACAGCTCCTACTCTCTGCAGTGTGTTGGAGCAGAGCAAGGATCTGAAATTCAGTGGACCAAAAATGGGGAAGCGTTGTCCACAAGTGACATCCATTTTTCTGATAACAATGCGATCCTCTCATTTGAGCCACTCCATCCCTCGGACTCAGGCGAATATCAGTGTGTTGTTAAATTGCTGGGAAAAACCATCCCTGGAATCCCATATCAGATCAATGTCATCT ATGGGCCAGTAACTGCTGAAATGACCATCTCTGGTGGACATCAAGTTCAAAGCAAGTTGATCAACGACCTTCTCCTTCTCGCTGGATCCTCCGCAACATTCACCTGCTCATCCGAGTGCTACCCAGCATGCACCTACGAATGGCTTCTGGAGGGGAACGTTGTATCCACAGACGCCACTTTCTCGATCAGCTCAGCAAGTGTGGCGACTGAGGGTGTTCTGACCTGTACAGCCACCAATCCTGACGTCCAAACTCTGCCTATAAGCAGTGCCTCTGCGTCCGTGCTTATTGAGCTGATTG ATGGCCCAAAGAACATCACTATCTCTGGACCAAACTCAGTACAAGTCGGTGTGAAGGCCACTTTTGAGTGTTCAGCTGTCTGCACTCCACCTTGTTTCTACACATGGGAGGTCTATGGGAAAACACTACATGGCAGTAATTTTGACCTCACCATCAGTAAATATGTGGCCACCGAAACCCTGATATGCAAAGCGGAGAATACGTTCACTGAGAAGGTCGCTACTGCAGATGTAATCATTGACGTTACAG ATCCTGACTGGTG